A genomic window from Azotosporobacter soli includes:
- the aroF gene encoding 3-deoxy-7-phosphoheptulonate synthase yields MIIVMNDNATKQEMEQVVDRLEAVGLKVHLSTGDSRTIIGVIGEKGLIAEQPIEAMPGVEKTVAVTESYKLVSRSFHQEDSIIDIDGVKIGGGNLAVMAGPCAVESMEQLLESARVVKAAGAQFLRGGAFKPRTSPYAFQGLEVKGLEMLAKARELTGLKVVTEVVDVESVPVVAEYADMLQIGARNMQNFKLLTAAGKSNKPVLLKRGLAATINEWLNAAEYIMSEGNYNVVFCERGIRTYEEYTRNTLDLSAVAAVKQISHLPIIVDPSHGTGRWKLVGPMSRAAVACGADGLMIEVHPNPAIALSDGKQSLTPENFSLVMKEISGIANLMGMKMA; encoded by the coding sequence ATGATTATTGTAATGAATGACAACGCGACGAAGCAGGAAATGGAACAGGTGGTGGATCGGTTAGAGGCAGTCGGACTTAAGGTTCATTTGTCGACCGGCGATAGCCGAACGATCATTGGCGTAATTGGCGAAAAAGGATTGATTGCCGAACAGCCGATAGAGGCTATGCCAGGTGTTGAAAAAACGGTAGCTGTGACCGAAAGTTATAAATTAGTGAGCCGCAGCTTTCATCAGGAAGACAGTATCATCGATATTGACGGAGTGAAAATTGGCGGCGGTAATTTGGCTGTCATGGCGGGGCCGTGTGCTGTGGAAAGTATGGAGCAGTTATTGGAGTCGGCGCGTGTGGTAAAGGCGGCCGGAGCACAATTCTTACGCGGCGGAGCATTCAAACCACGAACTTCGCCTTATGCGTTTCAAGGTTTAGAGGTGAAAGGCTTGGAAATGTTGGCTAAGGCTCGTGAACTTACCGGTTTGAAGGTGGTGACGGAAGTTGTAGATGTGGAATCGGTTCCCGTAGTTGCCGAATATGCTGACATGTTGCAAATCGGTGCGCGCAACATGCAAAACTTCAAACTGTTGACGGCAGCCGGCAAAAGCAATAAGCCGGTACTTCTGAAACGCGGCTTGGCGGCGACGATTAATGAATGGTTGAATGCTGCGGAATACATCATGAGTGAAGGAAATTACAACGTGGTCTTTTGCGAACGCGGTATTCGTACTTATGAAGAATATACGCGAAATACACTTGACTTAAGCGCGGTTGCAGCGGTTAAACAAATCAGTCATTTGCCGATTATCGTTGATCCAAGCCATGGCACAGGACGTTGGAAATTAGTCGGGCCAATGTCGAGGGCGGCAGTTGCTTGTGGGGCTGATGGTCTAATGATTGAAGTACATCCGAATCCGGCAATCGCATTGTCAGACGGAAAACAATCCTTGACTCCGGAAAATTTCTCTTTAGTAATGAAGGAAATTTCCGGCATTGCAAACTTAATGGGGATGAAGATGGCATGA